The Canis lupus familiaris isolate Mischka breed German Shepherd chromosome X, alternate assembly UU_Cfam_GSD_1.0, whole genome shotgun sequence genome has a segment encoding these proteins:
- the TSPAN6 gene encoding tetraspanin-6 isoform X2, which translates to MLKLYAMFLTLIFLVELVAAIVGFVFRHEIRNSFKSNYERTLKQYNSTGDYRSDAVDKIQNTLHCCGVTDYRDWRDTNYYSEKGFPKSCCKLENCSPQRDADKVNNEGCFIKVMTIIESEMGVVAGISFGVACFQLVGIFLSYCLSRAITNNQYEIV; encoded by the exons ATGCTAAAACTG TATGCAATGTTTCTGACTCTCATTTTTTTGGTTGAATTGGTCGCTGCCATCGTAGGATTTGTTTTCAGACATGAG ATTAGGAACAGCTTTAAGAGTAATTATGAGAGAACTTTAAAGCAGTATAACTCTACGGGAGATTATAGAAGCGATGCAGTAGACAAGATTCAAAATACG TTACATTGTTGTGGTGTCACCGACTATAGAGATTGGAGGGATACTAATTATTACTCAGAAAAAGGATTTCCCAAGAGTTGCTGTAAACTTGAAAATTGTTCTCCACAGAGAGATGCAGATAAAGTAAACAATGAA GGTTGTTTTATAAAGGTGATGACCATTATAGAGTCAGAAATGGGAGTGGTTGCGGGAATTTCTTTTGGAGTTGCTTGCTTTCAG CTGGTTGGAATCTTTCTTTCCTACTGCCTCTCTCGCGCCATAACAAATAACCAGTATGAGATAGTGTAA
- the TSPAN6 gene encoding tetraspanin-6 isoform X1 produces the protein MASPSRRLQTKPVITCFKSVLLIYTFIFWITGLILLAVGIWGKVSLENYFSLLNEKATNVPFVLIGTGTVIILLGTFGCFATCRASAWMLKLYAMFLTLIFLVELVAAIVGFVFRHEIRNSFKSNYERTLKQYNSTGDYRSDAVDKIQNTLHCCGVTDYRDWRDTNYYSEKGFPKSCCKLENCSPQRDADKVNNEGCFIKVMTIIESEMGVVAGISFGVACFQLVGIFLSYCLSRAITNNQYEIV, from the exons ATGGCGTCCCCGTCTCGGAGACTGCAGACGAAACCAGTCATTACTTGTTTCAAGAGCGTCCTCCTGATCTACACTTTCATCTTCTGG ATCACTGGCCTAATCCTTCTTGCCGTTGGCATTTGGGGCAAGGTGAGCCTGgagaattatttttcccttttaaatgagAAGGCCACCAATGTCCCCTTCGTGCTCATTGGCACTGGCACTGTCATCATTCTTTTGGGCACCTTTGGCTGTTTTGCTACCTGCCGAGCTTCTGCATGGATGCTAAAACTG TATGCAATGTTTCTGACTCTCATTTTTTTGGTTGAATTGGTCGCTGCCATCGTAGGATTTGTTTTCAGACATGAG ATTAGGAACAGCTTTAAGAGTAATTATGAGAGAACTTTAAAGCAGTATAACTCTACGGGAGATTATAGAAGCGATGCAGTAGACAAGATTCAAAATACG TTACATTGTTGTGGTGTCACCGACTATAGAGATTGGAGGGATACTAATTATTACTCAGAAAAAGGATTTCCCAAGAGTTGCTGTAAACTTGAAAATTGTTCTCCACAGAGAGATGCAGATAAAGTAAACAATGAA GGTTGTTTTATAAAGGTGATGACCATTATAGAGTCAGAAATGGGAGTGGTTGCGGGAATTTCTTTTGGAGTTGCTTGCTTTCAG CTGGTTGGAATCTTTCTTTCCTACTGCCTCTCTCGCGCCATAACAAATAACCAGTATGAGATAGTGTAA